A window of Deinococcus aquaedulcis genomic DNA:
AGCCGGCGGGCACGGGCGGGTCACTCAGGGCGGCGGGCGCGCCATAGGCGAATTCGGCCTTCCCGCTGGTCACCGTGACTTCGCGCCCCTTGGTCAGGTCGGCAAACATGTCGGCACCGGGGTCCTTCTCGTCGCCCTTGTGCACGATGAAGCCCACCTTTGCAGCGCCGGCTTTCAGCGGCACATCCCAGTAGGCACCGCCGGCGTCCACACCTGTGGGGGGCAGCGGCTTGGCCCATTCCACCGTGGCCGTGGTGTCTTCCCATACATGCAGGCCCCAGCCGTCGTACTTGCCGTCGGGGCGCACGTAGCGCACGCGCAGCACATTCTGGGGAATGGGAGTGCTTCCAGAGGCCGCTGTGTTCGCCGGCGCGGCTGGCGCAGCGGGTGTAGCAGGCGCCGCCTGCGCCACAGGCTGCTTTGTGGCGTCTACATTCAGCGCGGCGCCCTTGGCATAGGCCACATTCGTGCTGCCAGATTTCAGGAACAGCTCGCGGCCCTTGCTCAGGTCAAACCACAAATCAGCGCCGGGGTCCTTGTCGTCGCCCTTGTGGACGATAAAGCCCACTTTCTGCGCGCCCGGCTTCAGGGGAATGTCGTAGTACGCGCCCCAGTCGTCCTTGCCGCTCTGGGCCAGGGGTTTGGCCCATTCCACCGTGGCCGTGGTGTCTTCCCACACATGCAGGCCCCAGCCGGCATAGTTGCCGTCTGCACGCTGGTAATGTACGCGCGCTGTGTTGGCCGGCAGGGCACTTTGCGCCGCTGCCATAGCAGCCAGCGCGACCGTTAGCAGGGTCGCCATTTTTTTCATGTTGAGAGAATTGTAGCGGTTCCAAAGAGCAGGTCAGCCTATGGAGCCTAATCAAGAAAGGCGAGGGGCCGTCTCTGAGCCTGGGGCCCTCTGAGGCGCAGGAGGGTGGAGCGCGTGCGGATTTCGTTGAGACCGAGGGCAAAGTGTCACCGCCAGGCGCCCAGGAATGGCCGAAGCCCAAAGGGCAGTCTGCCCTTAAGGCCCCCCACACCTGCCCCTGTTCGCGCGCGCCTACCCTGCCCCCATGACTGGACGCCGCAGCGACGAAAGCACAACCCGCCCCGAGGAGCACCACAGCCACAGCGACGCCGAGAGCCTGCGCCACGTGCCGCACCACATCAGCGGCGTGCGGCAGGACAGCCCTGGCACCCACGATATTGGGGTAGAACACGGCGAGCCCAACCGCCAGAAGGACCCGGACAACGACCGGACGAACGACGGTTAAACAGAAAAAAGCGGGGCCGGGCGTGTGTCTGCCCGGCCCCGCTGCCTGACGGCTTACGGCACCACTTGCCGGCCCTGCGGGCCATAGTCGGCCAGCACCGCCTGAGCCACCGCCCCGGCGTGGCCGTCGCGCACCAGGGCCACCACGGCGCCGCCAAAACCCGCGCCGGTCATGCGGGCGCCGTACACGCGCGGATGGCCCTGCAGGGCCGCCACCAGTTCGTCCACGCGGGGGTGGCTCACCGCGTAGTCGTCGCGCAGGCTGGCGTGGCTGGCGTTCATCAGGGTGCCAAAGCGCACCTCATCCACCCCATCTTCCACAGCGGCCAGCACACGGGCATTTTCGGTGACCACGTGGCGGGCCCGCTCACGCAGCGGCGAGGGCAGGGCGTCCAGCGCCGCCACATCCGTCACGTCGCGCAGCTGGGGCACGCCCAGCAGGCGGGCGGCTTCTTCCACCTGCGCGCGGCGTTCGTTGTAGCCGCTTTCGGCCAGCTGGCGCGGCACGCCGCTGTCCAGCACCAGCACCTGCGTGCCGGCGGGCAGGGGCAGGGTGCGGCGCTCCAAGCTGCGGGTGTCCAGCAGCAGCAGGGTGTGTTCGTCGGCCACGCTGCTGGCCATCTGGTCCATGATCCCGCACTGCACGCCCACGTAATCGTGTTCCACGCGCTGGGCGATCAGGGCAATGCGTTCGTCGTCGGCCGTCAGGTCGCCCAGCAGGCGCAGGGCGCGCAGCACCGCCACCTCCAGCGCCGCGCTGCTGCTGAGCCCCGCGCCCATCGGCACGTTGGACGTGACATGCACGTTCAGCCCGCCGCTGGCGCCGCCCAGCGCCAGGGCCCCGGCCACGTAGCGGGCAAACGGCGCCTGGGCGTTCTCGCCCACCGGGAACGTGGCGTGCTGGTCCAGGTCGGCGGCGTACACATGGTGCTCGGCGGTCCCGTTGCGCCCCACGGTCACCGTGGTGACCTGTGGAATGGCGGTGGGCAGCACGAAGCCCCCCTGGTAATCGGTATGTTCGCCCAGCAGGTTCACCCGGCCCGGCGCCTGGGCGCTCAGCTCGGGGGGCTGGCCAAAGGTGGCCTCAAAAGTGGTCATAGGGCGGCTCCAGCGTCGGGGTTCACCGCGCGCAGTTCGGCGGCGGCGGTTTCGGGAAATTTGTCGTTGGCAAATTCACCCGCGCCCTGCTCGGTGCCGGCCAGATACTTCATGCGGCCCGGCGCGCGCAGGTACGGGTACAGTTCGATGTGCAGTGGAAAGGCTGGATGCGGCCCATCCAGCGGCGCCTGATGCACGGTGAGCAGGTAGGGCATGCGCACCCCGAACAGGCCGTCCAGCCGCAGCAGGGTGTCTTTGAGCACCCGCGCGAAGGCCGCGCGCTCGGGGGCCGTGAGGTCGGCCAGCAGGCTCACGGGCCGCACGGGCACAATCCAGGTTTCAAAGGAATAGCGCGCAAAGGGCGGCACCACGCTCAGGGCCGCGCCGCCGTCCAGCACCACCCGCTCGCGGCTCTCCCGCTCCTGGGCCACAAAGTCGGCCAGCCAGGGGCGGCCGTGCTCGGCGTGGTAGGCCTCGGCCTGCGCCAGCATGCGCGCCTGCACAGGCGGGAGATGGTCGTAGGCGTAGATCTGCCCGTGCGGGTGGTGCAGGGTGACCCCCACCTCCACGCCCCGGTTTTCAAAGCACAGCACGCTCTGGATGCGCCCGGTGGCGCCCAGGCGCGTGGTGCGGTCCGCCCACACCGAGAGCAGCAGGTCCAGCTGCGCTTCACTCAGATCGGCCAAGCGGCCCCGGGCGTCCTGGCTGAACACCACGACCTCGCACGCGCCCACCCCCGCGCGGGTCTGCGCCGGGCCGCCTTCGGGGTCCGGTGCCCCCAGGCTGAGGCTGGGAAAGCGGTTGTCAAACACCGCGATGTCGTACTCGCCGGTGGGCAGCTCGGTCGGATGCTCAGGGTCGGTGGTGGGGGCCAGCGGGTTGTATTCGGGCGGCGGCAGAAAGGTGCGGTTCAGGCGGTGGGCAGCGTACATCACCCACTCGCCGCGCAGGGGGTGCCAGCGCAGGACCGGCCGCGCGTCCACCGGCTCCGGGCTGGGGCTGGGAATCGCGGCCGTGACCCTCACCGGGCGCAGGCCATACAGTGTTAGCGCGCGGCCATCGGGCTTGGTGAAATCGGCGGCGTACAGGGCCGTGGGGGACGGAATGGGGTCAGCCATGTGAGCCTTCACGGTACGAGTGTGGCCGCACCCCAGCCGCCGTGGTGTCGGTTAGGTTAAAGGTGCCGCGCGAAAAATGAGTGGTGGCCCCACCAAAACTCTGAGAAAGCGTGACCGGGCGGTCCGGCGTGCTCACGTCGAGGCAGCGGCGCAGCAGGGCCAGCCCCGCGTCGTCCAGCAGCTCAATGGGATCGCTGCTGGCGCGCAGGCCGCCCACCACGTCCAGCATCCCGGCCACGGCTTCCCGCTCGTCGTGGCCCAGCAGGCTGAGTTCGCGGCGGCAGATCGCCACGTCCGGGTCGGGCTGATACCAGGGGTGCTGGTACCAGCGCGACAGCGCCGTGTGCAGCGCGTTGCGGGCGCTGGGGCCGGTGGCGTCGCCCAGCCACACGCGGCGCGACTCCTCGTCCCAGAAGGGCGCCACGTCGGGGCCGGTACGCATGGCGTCCACCAGGCCAATGCTCTGGGCCAGTGGGGCGCCGCAGCCCAGCAGGAAGGCGTCCGGGCCGGCACCGTCGCGCAGGGCCTGCAGCCCCATGCGGTAGGCCTGCGCGCGCCCCACCCTGGGGTCGTGCCGCACGCCGGGCAGCGCCGCGCCGTACAGGAAATCCAGCTTCAGGTAGGTGTAGCCCCAGCCGCGCGCGGTGGCCGCCAGCTCGCGCAGCCACGCCAGCACCTCGGGGTGAGTGGTGTCCAGGGTGTAATACGGCCCGCCCCAGTTGTGGCCCACCGGCAGCGGCTGGCCGCCTTCGCCGCGCAGCATCCAGTCCGGGTGCTCGGCAAACAGGCGCGAGGTGGGCGAGGCCAGAAACGGCGCCAGCCACAGGCCCGGGGTGTAGCCCAGGGCCTGCAGGGGGGCGGGCAGGTCGCGGGCGTGGCCGCCGAAGTGCGCGCTGGGCTCGGTCCAGTCGCCCAGGTCGGCCTGAAAGCCGTCGTCCAGCTGAAACACGTCGAAGGGCAGTCCCGCCGCCCTGGCCCGGCGGGCGTTGTCCAGCATGGCCTCCAGGGTGACGGCGCGGTAGTACGAGTACCACGAGCACCACACCCGCAGCGGCGCGGGCGTGCGCGCGTGCATGGCCTGTCCCAGGTCGGCGGCGCGCGCTTCGAGGGTGGCAATCACATCCCGGGTGTCCTCCCAGTGCAGGGGAACGTCGGGGCCTTCCAGGGTGCAGGTGACGGTCACGTGGTCGCCCTGCGCGCGCGCCTCCCATTGAATGAAGGTCTGGGTGGCTTCCCCGGCCATGCCCACCCAGCCGCTGCCGTCCGGGCGCACCAGCGCCAGCATGGTGTGGCTGCGCCACACGCCCGCCTGACCGCTGGGCAGAAAGCCGGGGTCGTGGCCCTGTTCGTGGCGCCAGCGCATCAGGGGCACGGCCTGGCTGTCCGTGAGGGGCCGCAGTTCGGCCTCGCTCCACGACTGAAAACCGCTCACCAGCACGCGCACTTCGGCGGGGTTCACGTTCAGGATCCATTCACGCATGGTCGGCCTCCGGCAGCACCTGAAAGCTCACGGGGGGCAGGGTTTGGCCGTTCCACTCGGCAGGCGCGGGGTTCCAGTTCTGCACCAGCATCTGCCCCGCCCGGCGGCTGAGGCGCACGCCCTCCGGCAGCGGGGTGACAGGTACGCCCGCCGTCTCCAGCACCTCAGCCAGCACCGCGCGGATCAGGGCCTCGCTGTGCGCGCCAATGACAGTAGCGGTGCCGTGGCGAACCACGGCGGCTTCGCCGTCCAGTGGCCCGCCCGCGTAGGTGGCCAGCACCTGCGCGCCCACGGGGCGGTAGCTTTCCGCCCAGGTGTGGGCCTCAAAAGTGCTGTTCAGCCCCGTCACGCCCTGGGTCAGCCCGGGCCGCAGCGAGTCGTACAGCGACAGGCGCGCGCCCAGCAGCTCTGCCAGGGGACCCGGTTGTCCGGTGGCCCAGGTGCCGCCGCCCGGGGTGCGAAAGGCCGTGCGCGGCCCGCAGACCAGCGCCGCGCCCGCTTGCACCGCCGCCGCCCAGCGCCCGGCCCGCTCCGCGCTCACCAGCGTGACCGCCGGAGCCACCACCACCGCGTAGCCGTTCAGGTCGGCGTCGGCGTGCACCACATCCACATCCACCCCCAGCGACCGCAGCGCCGAGTAGTAGGTCACCGTCTGGCCCCAGTAGCTCAGGCCCGCTGTGTGCGG
This region includes:
- the galK gene encoding galactokinase, which gives rise to MTTFEATFGQPPELSAQAPGRVNLLGEHTDYQGGFVLPTAIPQVTTVTVGRNGTAEHHVYAADLDQHATFPVGENAQAPFARYVAGALALGGASGGLNVHVTSNVPMGAGLSSSAALEVAVLRALRLLGDLTADDERIALIAQRVEHDYVGVQCGIMDQMASSVADEHTLLLLDTRSLERRTLPLPAGTQVLVLDSGVPRQLAESGYNERRAQVEEAARLLGVPQLRDVTDVAALDALPSPLRERARHVVTENARVLAAVEDGVDEVRFGTLMNASHASLRDDYAVSHPRVDELVAALQGHPRVYGARMTGAGFGGAVVALVRDGHAGAVAQAVLADYGPQGRQVVP
- the galT gene encoding galactose-1-phosphate uridylyltransferase, with amino-acid sequence MADPIPSPTALYAADFTKPDGRALTLYGLRPVRVTAAIPSPSPEPVDARPVLRWHPLRGEWVMYAAHRLNRTFLPPPEYNPLAPTTDPEHPTELPTGEYDIAVFDNRFPSLSLGAPDPEGGPAQTRAGVGACEVVVFSQDARGRLADLSEAQLDLLLSVWADRTTRLGATGRIQSVLCFENRGVEVGVTLHHPHGQIYAYDHLPPVQARMLAQAEAYHAEHGRPWLADFVAQERESRERVVLDGGAALSVVPPFARYSFETWIVPVRPVSLLADLTAPERAAFARVLKDTLLRLDGLFGVRMPYLLTVHQAPLDGPHPAFPLHIELYPYLRAPGRMKYLAGTEQGAGEFANDKFPETAAAELRAVNPDAGAAL
- a CDS encoding glycoside hydrolase family 36 protein, whose amino-acid sequence is MREWILNVNPAEVRVLVSGFQSWSEAELRPLTDSQAVPLMRWRHEQGHDPGFLPSGQAGVWRSHTMLALVRPDGSGWVGMAGEATQTFIQWEARAQGDHVTVTCTLEGPDVPLHWEDTRDVIATLEARAADLGQAMHARTPAPLRVWCSWYSYYRAVTLEAMLDNARRARAAGLPFDVFQLDDGFQADLGDWTEPSAHFGGHARDLPAPLQALGYTPGLWLAPFLASPTSRLFAEHPDWMLRGEGGQPLPVGHNWGGPYYTLDTTHPEVLAWLRELAATARGWGYTYLKLDFLYGAALPGVRHDPRVGRAQAYRMGLQALRDGAGPDAFLLGCGAPLAQSIGLVDAMRTGPDVAPFWDEESRRVWLGDATGPSARNALHTALSRWYQHPWYQPDPDVAICRRELSLLGHDEREAVAGMLDVVGGLRASSDPIELLDDAGLALLRRCLDVSTPDRPVTLSQSFGGATTHFSRGTFNLTDTTAAGVRPHSYREGSHG